In Helianthus annuus cultivar XRQ/B chromosome 8, HanXRQr2.0-SUNRISE, whole genome shotgun sequence, a single genomic region encodes these proteins:
- the LOC110869587 gene encoding uncharacterized protein LOC110869587, producing the protein MNPFNPNNPNPNNPNPNNPNPNQPNFFSSPAYTPTMDPSWGASQFPFSGFQQTPNAFSQMSQLQQVQQYQALQQIMQRNTFEQLQSQSQPPVQLEDDDEEVVPESPPQELTRKKKKGKGKMVEPETAQKPRAKGRQWTKVEEEALAMAYTKASNCPIVGNNQTGGSFWKKATDRFNAIMEHGEARDVESVSGKWRKMSKVINNFNAIYNQIYLNPPSGSNEEDILNLAIAKWDSQNPTPFPHFRAWRVVRKEQKWKPVPNEVATAKRTKTSESGSYSAGGSTARCQIDINDDPEDDEDALPIHESERPTGRDKAKKEAAGKRKVSGSSGGGGSSGGRGEKASSKMDDLINEFRSFKEFATEKYSHKKTVSSDYARAEDFRIMRLDLESVPEDEREVYRRMKEEVKKKWTS; encoded by the exons atgaatccattcaacccaaacaaccccaacccgaaCAACCCCAACCCGAATAATCCCAATCCGAACCAACCTAATTTTTTTTCTAGTCCCGCTTACACTCCGACTATGGATCCTTCGTGGGGGGCTTCGCAATTTCcgttttcgggtttccaacaaaCACCCAACGCCTTCTCACAAATGTCTCAACTACAACAAGTTCAACAATATCAAGCGCTCCAACAAATCATGCAACGCAACACGTTTGAACAACTACAATCCCAATCGCAACCCCCGGTTCaacttgaagatgatgatgaagaagtcgtCCCCGAATCACCACCGCAAGAGCTCACGCGCAAaaaaaagaaagggaagggaAAGATGGTTGAACCCGAAACCGCGCAAAAACCGAGAGCAAAGGGGAGGCAATGGACGAAAGTAGAAGAGGAGGCGCTAGCTATGGCGTATACTAAGGCCTCTAATTGCCCGATAGtcg gaaacaaccaaaCGGGTGGTAGTTTTTGGAAGAAGGCAACGGATAGGTTTAACGCGATTATGGAGCATGGGGAGGCTCGTGATGTCGAATCCGTCTCGGGCAAGTGGCGTAAAATGAGCAAGGTCATCAACAACTTTAACGCGATTTATAACCAAATTTACCTTAATCCTCCAAGCGGGAGTAACGAGGAAGATATTCTTAACCTTGCTATCGCCAAGTGGGACTCCCAAAATCCAACGCCTTTTCCGCACTTCCGAGCATGGAGGGTTGTAAGGAAAGAACAAAAATGGAAGCCGGTTCCAAATGAGGTCGCAACGGCCAAACGCACTAAAACTTCCGAGTCCGGAAGCTATAGTGCGGGAGGCTCCACCGCTCGATGTCAAATTGACATAAACGACGACCCGGAAGATGACGAGGATGCGTTGCCCATTCACGAGTCGGAACGTCCCACCGGGAGGGACAAAGCAAAAAAAGAAGCGGCCGGAAAGCGTAAAGTGTCCGGCTCGAGTGGAGGTGGCGGCTCGAGTGGAGGTAGAGGCGAGAAGGCGTCGTCAAAAATGGACGACTTGATAAACGAATTCCGTTCGTTCAAAGAGTTCGCGACCGAAAAGTATAGTCACAAGAAAACCGTGTCGTCCGACTATGCTCGAGCGGAAGATTTTAGGATTATGCGGTTGGATCTCGAATCGGTTCCGGAGGATGAACGTGAGGTTTATCGGAGGATGAAGGAAGAGGTGAAAAAAAAATGGACGTCGTAG
- the LOC110870847 gene encoding uncharacterized protein LOC110870847, whose translation MGNKVVLMLILFLLIISFSNSDASPFFRGAFGTQSKLPPKNTGSHAPVTPDGPSTGKTSATNNTWSKNFQAKMNRFREKMKRMRANMRGVPAEQPPPYPAPSTPEDENVPDYETGGYATEQPPPPPPGIYR comes from the exons ATGGGAAACAAGGTTGTTCTTATGTTGATTTTGTTCCTCTTAATCATCTCATTCTCAA ACAGCGATGCATCGCCATTTTTTCGAGGAGCATTTGGAACCCAATCGAAACTTCCACCGAAGAACACGGGTTCACACGCACCAGTAACACCTGACGGCCCGTCTACTGGAAAAACGTCTGCCACCAATAATACATGGTCTAAAAATTTTCAAGCAAAGATGAACAGGTTCCGAGAAAAAATGAAAAGGATGCGAGCAAATATGAGAGGGGTACCAGCTGAACAACCACCGCCATATCCAGCTCCTAGTACACCCGAAGATGAGAATGTACCAGACTACGAGACTGGCGGTTACGCAACtgaacaaccaccaccaccaccacctgggATATACCGTTAA